In Drosophila subpulchrella strain 33 F10 #4 breed RU33 chromosome 3R, RU_Dsub_v1.1 Primary Assembly, whole genome shotgun sequence, the following are encoded in one genomic region:
- the LOC119563268 gene encoding E3 ubiquitin-protein ligase Iruka: MAEAMVVEDRSAESKRFFCHMCNVEINIPNSDFTCPLCANGFVEELPANAPEMATPAAGASSGARSGSSGSGSGSSGSHDTLSRGSSSGGSQVNVESLRNDIVSLLNMRNVPNLEITIEPNRRHSNVLHLGGFGGPSGSGSGGGLTAGGRVRPANLDRLDNVLFDFLQSLPLAGATAEIVTGPGGGGVGGSGNSHMFFMGNPGDYAWGREGLDTIVTQMLNQMETSGPPPLSEQRINEIPNVQISAEEVDRKIQCSICWDDFKIDETVRKLPCSHLYHENCIVPWLSLHSTCPICRKSLADDGSEADDEFVMLDGFGPEMGADGTNSARSSASTATGTDNPLPANNTGRQTTADSSQARADAANPAQPARNNVFTFDDDNMFLD, from the coding sequence ATGGCCGAGGCAATGGTGGTGGAGGACCGGTCCGCGGAGTCCAAGCGCTTCTTCTGCCACATGTGCAACGTGGAGATCAACATTCCCAACTCGGATTTCACCTGCCCGCTGTGCGCCAATGGTTTCGTGGAGGAGTTGCCGGCGAATGCACCGGAGATGGCTACTCCGGCTGCTGGGGCCTCTAGCGGCGCTAGATCCGGAAGCAGTGGCAGTGGTAGTGGCTCCTCCGGCTCCCATGACACACTGAGCAGGGGCAGCTCCTCGGGCGGATCTCAGGTGAATGTGGAATCGCTGCGCAACGATATTGTTTCGCTGCTGAACATGCGGAATGTGCCCAATTTGGAGATCACCATCGAGCCGAACAGGCGACACAGCAATGTTCTGCACCTGGGCGGCTTCGGCGGACCCTCGGGCAGTGGCTCTGGTGGCGGCCTCACCGCCGGCGGACGTGTGCGTCCGGCCAATCTGGACAGACTGGACAATGTGCTCTTTGATTTTCTGCAGAGCCTGCCACTGGCCGGAGCCACGGCAGAAATAGTAACCGGACCAGGTGGAGGAGGAGTCGGTGGTAGCGGCAATTCGCATATGTTCTTCATGGGCAACCCCGGAGATTACGCGTGGGGCCGCGAGGGACTGGACACAATTGTCACCCAAATGCTCAACCAGATGGAGACCTCAGGACCGCCGCCGTTGTCGGAACAGCGTATTAACGAGATACCAAATGTGCAGATCAGTGCCGAGGAGGTGGATCGGAAGATTCAGTGCTCCATCTGCTGGGATGACTTCAAGATAGACGAGACGGTACGCAAGCTGCCCTGCTCGCACCTGTACCATGAGAACTGCATCGTGCCATGGCTCAGTCTGCACAGCACCTGTCCCATTTGCCGAAAGTCACTTGCGGACGATGGCAGCGAGGCCGACGACGAGTTCGTAATGCTCGATGGATTTGGCCCAGAGATGGGGGCCGATGGCACCAATTCCGCCAGGAGCTCGGCCAGCACCGCCACAGGAACGGACAATCCATTGCCGGCCAATAACACCGGCAGACAGACCACGGCGGACAGTAGCCAAGCGCGAGCCGATGCCGCTAATCCCGCCCAGCCAGCACGCAACAACGTCTTCACCTTTGACGATGACAACATGTTTCTGGACTAG
- the LOC119545826 gene encoding proteasome subunit beta type-3 — MSILAYNGGCVVAMRGKDCVAIATDHRFGIQAQTISTDFKKVFHIGPRMFLGLTGLQTDILTVRDRLMFRKNLYETRENREMCPKPFSAMMSSFLYEHRFGPYFIEPVVAGLDPKTMEPFICNMDLIGCPNAPDDFVVAGTCAEQLYGMCETLWKPDLEPDQLFEVIAQSIVNAFDRDAMSGWGATVYIIEKDKITERTLKTRMD, encoded by the coding sequence ATGTCGATTCTAGCCTACAACGGAGGATGCGTAGTGGCCATGCGCGGCAAGGACTGCGTGGCCATCGCCACGGATCACCGTTTCGGTATCCAGGCTCAGACGATCTCCACGGACTTCAAGAAGGTGTTCCACATTGGCCCGCGCATGTTCCTCGGACTCACCGGTCTGCAGACCGACATCCTGACTGTCCGCGATCGCCTGATGTTCCGCAAGAACCTGTACGAGACGCGCGAGAACCGAGAGATGTGCCCAAAGCCCTTCTCCGCCATGATGTCCAGCTTCCTGTACGAGCACCGCTTCGGCCCGTACTTCATTGAGCCTGTGGTGGCCGGTCTGGACCCCAAGACCATGGAGCCCTTCATCTGCAACATGGATCTGATCGGCTGCCCCAACGCACCCGACGACTTCGTGGTGGCCGGCACCTGTGCGGAGCAGCTGTACGGCATGTGCGAGACCCTGTGGAAACCCGATCTGGAGCCGGACCAGCTTTTCGAGGTCATCGCCCAGTCCATTGTGAACGCCTTCGATCGCGACGCCATGAGCGGTTGGGGCGCCACGGTCTACATCATCGAGAAGGACAAGATCACGGAGCGCACGCTGAAGACCCGCATGGACTAG